ttcttctggtcttcctttgctttcccgttattcgtgagggtgtacaactcttttgttaattcttcaattctttccctttttgtattttttgtggctttttttcGCCTTCTTTCTATTGTATTCCGTTAGCTCCGCTTTGTATTTATTCcagacttgcttcctttgtttagcctggttcctccttccagctttcaatttgttcttctttagccttgctagtctttgctcatcatttttgtTGCAATCGCTTTTCTCATttggcgagatgttgccttctgattcgtctgaagattttatatctggtatctatggtggttccaaaggttgttctaactgctctgccatgtatacagtatacctcttccgagctcttcttgtacggtattccatcctcgtttggttgagctgtctgtagcttctgaactggatccaagttcttttccctcttgataaggtagttcttcaacgcgACTGCTAGTCTgggctttgcttgaggtgaaagaacctggccaatgcaccacacaatcttgcggggtcactgtcatgatcatcccttcttgtgctccctctaggagtattcttcttgctgagttcatcttgttttgggtaaagtgttgatagaTTGATGCCACGTTGCACAGTCCataagttcccaagttcttctttgagttgtatGGGTCGTATTCCTTCGTGATCGTTGTTGTGTctccgagtccaattaggcttggctcttgtgccgtgaagattgtcttggaatcgggttgtatctctttttcagagtcggtttcgtatccgctttcttccttaTTCCGAGTTGTAGCCGAATTTGAGAGTTTCATCATCTTCTCGGCAAGTTTGTATTGAACTTCGtcatcgaattctttttcttctcgaaGATGGGTACGAAGCTTGCCGTCGTCGTCAGCCTTGCAGATCTAGGATCcgaagacaaaggttgttcccgccgaaaaggtcatcttgaggttgaggtccaccgaactctcgagaaaaaaatcatcgaaagcccctacttggcacaccagctgtcgatgttttaccaccgatagcctgccacgggggtacccgggacagttgtttgGGCTTCGGCAAATAGCAGAATTCGGCGGTtatgcaaagagactcacgatttatactggttcaggccatcgacttggtcgagtaataaccttacgtccagttttggcattagcctgtttgcgttgtattgcttttcgtatcgggtatgcgttctcctcttctctttttacaatgggtaccctcaccagccctttatagtacaggtgctgagaggcgttgtttgtgtcctattcggatacaaggtcagagtcctaagctacactttgggcgcctttccttgtatagtttgagttggagtttcggtcttgcacgttgctttgctccgtgttcttcttggcgattgagctgtaggccttgttaccaaggcctacctccctgtagtatggtctatgggggcccatagggttccccatcgacatatatcttgaagaaaggcacaagattgggcaagtttgacaagaaatgtgatgaaggattcctacttggttattccactacaagcaaagcatatagagtttggaatttggatagtggtactcttgaggaagttcatgatgttgaatttgatgaaaccaagggttcacaagtagagaatgaaaacttagaagatgttagaggcattcaactttcaaatgccatgaagaatatggatattggtgaattgaggcctaggcaaataaatgatgatgaagatgatcaagtgcaagtgctctctaactcaaatgtgcaagttgatacaaatcaagctagtacaagtggatctcatgacaatgaacaagatcaagtggctagtacatcatctcaacccaatgatcaaacaagtgcaagcaatcaagttccaatcctccaaccaaccaatgttgcaagggatcatccattggacacaatcattggtgatatctctagaggtgttcaaacaagatcaagattgacatcattttgtgagcatttctcatttgtgtcatccatggaaccaaagaagatagatgaagctttgaaggatgttgattgggtgaatgctatgcatgaagaattgaataacttcacaagaaatcaagtatgggaattggtagaaagaccaaagggacacaatgtgattggaaccaaatgggtttttagaaacaagcaagatcaagatgggatagtagtaaggaacaaagcaagattggtagcacaaggctatacacaagttgaaggtcttgactttggagaaacatatgccctagttgctagattggaagcaattagaatcttgctagcctatgcttgtgcccacaacatcaaactctatcaaatggatgtcaagagtgcatttctcaatggctacatcaatgaagaagtatatgttgagcaacctcccaattTTGAAGATAATAAGAAgaccaaccatgtgtacaagttgaagaaggcattatatggcttgaagcaagcacctagagcatgatataagagattgagggacttcctactctctaaagggttcacaatgggcaaggttgacaccactctattcatcaagaagattggaaaagatctatttgtgttgcaaatctatgtatatgacatcatatttggatcaaccaatcaagatttttgtgaagaatttggaaagatgatggctaatgagtttgagatgtccatgattggagaattgagttacttccttggtcttcaaatcaagcaattgaagaatggtacatttgtgagtcaaggcaagtacatcaaggacatgatcaagaagtttggcatgagtgatagtaaagccattagtacaccaatgggaacaaatggcaacttggatagtgatgcaagtggaaatatggtggatcaaaagttgtatcggtctatgattggaagcctactctatgtgactgcatcaaggccggatgtcatgtttagtgtatgcatgtgtgcaagatttcaagcctcaccaagagaaagtcatttgaaggctacaaagagaatattgaggtacttgaagcatacacaaaatgttggtttgtggtatcccaaaggagcaaagtttgagctagttggttactccgactcggattatgcgggatgcaaggttgaaaggaaaagcacctcaagcacatgtcaattgttgggaagatcacttgtttcatggtcatcaaagaagcaaaatagtgttgcattatcaaccgccgaagccgaatacatatccgccggtagttgttgtgcacaaatactttggatgaaggccaccttgaatgactttggaatcaagttcaagaaagtgccattgctatgtgacaatgagagtgcaatcaaattgaccaacaatccggttcaacatgcaagaacaaagcacattgatgtctgccaccatttcataagagaccaccaataaaaaggggacatttgcattgagagtataggcaccgaagatcaacttgacgatatattcaccaagccattggatgagaagaggttttgcaagctaaggaatgagttgaacatattggatttctcaaatatgtgttgatgcaccccccacttatatgacatgcctctccttcgagcaatccaaggtaaaagttgattggcatggcatacatctttgctaaggacatgtttagtgcatctagtcatctcttattttattaggctcattcaagaaaatcaaatgaatttgatgattgtatggtaccactattgcttctatgtttgacttgatctagtggtagcatatgacatgtttgtgggcttgtaaacctagtgtttaatctagaaaatgaactataagtgtttaactcaacatggtacaagataacccttatttggaggtgtgaagaagcttgtccttggatcaaaccgagttaaatatctttggcaaatgatctagtttgaaccaaatttggaaatatgatcctcaccccattgattgacattgataatcttaacctatctacattttaaacctttgaggtcattgatgacaaagggggagaagtagttACAAAGATAGtagacaaaggggagagaaacaaacaTATTAGTACATGGAGAGAAAAacaagatattagtgtactaagatcatgaaaagacaacaaagggggagaacttgatatagagagagatatgataaaggaaagggatcaattaaaattttgagcacacaagtagggggagcaagctcatgaacttgtatggtgcatttgaatgtgcattttatatgtttgcttgcatggcacaagttttaaacttaaatatccatgcttgtgtggtatatgctagttgtaggtttgaatgataaaataaaaatctagcatGAATAGGTTATCtcatgatttcatttccaagtatttttcaagtggtatctagctaaccatagTGCTTCCAAGTATATCCATGTGGTAtggagctaaccatggtgctaaggatggtatattggtgtactccgattggtatcatgcttcaaaggtccatcttttataccttaccatcatttggtagacattgtctcctatatttcctatctaatcatatgtgcaagctacaatccaaactcttagcacatatgtagggggggaaattgctaccatatggagttcataaaacttgtctatatccttttacacatagtaaacatgcttgggcaagcaacatggattcaatcgaattttaattcatatctttgtataagggttgtcatcaattaccaaaaagggggagattgaaagctctagtttggttttggtaaattgatgaaaccctaagtgctaacctagtttatcaagtgatcatgagataggtagcacactccaagtggtgaagcataTGAAGATCATTACATGATGATGGTGacgccatgatgatgatcaagtgcttggatttgaaaagaagaaagagaaaaacaaaaagctcaaggcaaaagtataaattgtaggagctattttgttttggtgatcaagacacttagagagtgtgatcacatttaggtttgatagccgtactattaagagggttgaaactcgtatcgaaatgcagttgtcaaagtgccactagatgctctaactcattgcatatgcattttggatctagtggaatgctaacacccttgaaaatgtttgtgaaaatatgctaacacatgtgcacaaggtgatacacttggtggttggcacatttgagcaagggtgaagaagatagaggtgaaaaggagttagtcacgctggtcacagagtgaccggacgctggtttctaaaggaccggcgcgtccagtcaaATGAGCcagtgaagatgctggcgtcggtcaactgaccggacgctgggtctgaaactgaccggacgctagaggctgtgtccggtcgtgttGACGTGGCTGCACGGAAGATCAGGgtgactgatcggacgcgtccggtcgtgaaatatcGTTTCTAGAAcattactagaaacgaccggacactgaggctccagcgtccggtcagttgtgctacagtgtccggtcagttctcgaccgttgagatcggatgaacaacattcgaagagaggggacacatggcgtgaatcacgtgaccagacgctgaggtccagcgttcggtcagtatgaccggagcgtccggtcactccgtgttgtgcccagtgaaggggtacaactgctctatttcatgggggcttctatttaagccccatggccggttcaagctcactctcttggccatttgcattgacatagcaaccttatgagcttagccaaagcccttccactcatctccatcattgattcatcatctttgtgagattgagagggaatccaagtgcattgcttgagtgattgcatctagaggcacttggtgtttgtgtttcgctgcaggattcgcttgttactcttggtggttgccgccacctagacggcttagagcagcgaggatcgttgagtggagggtggtgattgtctccggctccgatcatggtgattgtgaggggttcttgacctttccccagcggagagacaaaaggtactctagtggattgctcgtggcttgtgtgatcctcatcttgtgttagttgtgcggcaccctattgagggtttggcgtgtgatgccaattagcgcgtgaacctccaagtgagtgaatcgccacaacgaggactagcttaccggcaagcaagtgaacctcggtaaaaaatcattgtgttcatcatttgattccgaggtgattggtcttcattgttattcattcttgtgattgattggctccttccacGACACGGCGCTATAACCttattgctcactctctttacatccccgcaaactagttgtcaagctctttagaatagttagttgtgagagcttgttagtttggttagtgtggctctttagttagcatttgagagcacactaacttagtgttgtGATATATCTATTGTGTGGATAAATACTatcaaactagaattgtggtaggtgacttgcatttttaataggctagcgcaatacttgcttcaccttataattatctaaccgttttgttaagtgttgttgttgtagaaatttttattaggctattcacccccctctagccattaggacctttcaacaacactaacagaaaaatgattttttcgtcgggtttttcttttttctgtgaggAATAATGCACaaaaattttatttttaatttggcCTAACATAATTTTTCTGTGCATGTAAGACCGACAgtaaaattgtttctgacggtgaaccGACAGAAAAAATTGATTTTTCTGTCATTCTATTTCTATGGGTAATTTTCTGACGGTACACCGTTGGAAAAACTTTTTTCTGTCGGTATTCacatttttctgtgggtttttgCACACACAGAAGTATTagagtttccagtagtgtatcCTGCTTCCACGGTCCCCCCAGCCTGAGCATCCAATTCAATTATTTGCTCTCGGTTGTGTGTGTTCTTGCTCTCGGCTTGCTAACTCTTGAGAAGATCTTCAATCCTTCATCCATTCTACTTTCTAAATGTTAGCAACTTCATCTTCTAATCTTTTATTGTTAATAATGTAGCTCATTTCATGGTTCAGAAATAAATAGAGAAATTTAATGGTGGATTTTATTTATACGTCATTTCTACGTAACCTTAAACATTTGTAATGATTTAGATCTTTGTTTTATGTTTTGAAACAAACTCGCTAAGTCTCTTTATTCATGCACACTCGGTTCAGTGCCATCGCGAACCACAATTTCAGATACAAAACTAGGGAGGGGATCAAGCCAAACTTGAGGTTGATCAGGATCCTAACCAAGATTCAGGTGTAGTTCTTGACGAGAGTTAACAATCATTAAAATAAATTATGTGCTAACAAGTTGGTGCAAAATGGATGCAAAATGTTTAACCTTGACACATTTTATATgtttctctaatatatatattgcatgttccgtaaaaaaatatatattgcatGGTATTTATATGTGGTTCTATATTTATTTGGAAgtttttttcaattttttattTCATTGAAGTTTAAGCCACACATATCTACTGTTGGGCCTGGGCGCAACCCCTTTCGCTAGGCTCTCCCCATTTGCACGACACCAACGCCCAATAAACACTATGCACAAGTTATATGGCAGTGCTATTTGCTTATTCTCCCCTGAATGCACCCATACACTAGCTATTATAGCTAGCGAAACTTGTGGTATGCATGAATACTGGAAACAAATAATCAGTTAACACTCCATGTAGATCAAACCAAGCCATTTAATAATTTGCTGGCGGCATTAGCATGCTGCTGCATGGATCACAGACAAGCATACATTGTGTCCAATACAGTCAATGAAACTGAAAACCAACACTTGCACACCATGGGGTTTGGTTCTGTGGAGGCATCAAACCCAGCCTCTTATTTCAGTTTTCGAGTGCACACGCGCGCACACATAACCGGTCAAACCAAACCAAAGCAAAGGAGGATACATCAGTCGGCCTCTCTCTGAAGAGAGATACACACAAATTCACACATACCGGTATCAAGCACACTGCACactgcacacacacacaccaactTGGTTGATGCAAAGCCAAGTAGGTAGCTAGCATCAGAGACCAAATTATTTTCATTCTTGTCTTGAGAGAAAACACACCGAAGACTTGGCAAGCAACTTGGTTGACCACAGCAGCATCAGTACTGCTATTGCTATATATGGAAGCATACCCAGTGGCAGAGAAAGCACTGTCGTCGTCATCCCGTCGATCCAACACCAGATGAATCTACAGAGAGTGATCCAATCCAACATCAGCACACACAGAACATGAAACAAAATTAACTTGAAATAAATTACTACAAATAATTAAGGGGAGGAAGTTGCTTGATCACGTGTGTACGTACCaggagaagaaggaagccagCAGCAAGTAGGTGATCACGTCGGCTATCTCAGCGGAGAACCGTGATCCTCAGGTGACGCCTCTTGTAGTACTTGGAGTGTCTCGGCTGGAAGAGGGAGGGGTGGTGGCCAGACTCCATCCCATCCCACTCCAGCTTATCCCACCAATCCTTCTCGCAGTCCACGGCCACAGGGCGGCCATCTTCACGGCGGCGACTGTCAGTGGCCGGGAGACGCCTCAGGCCCCAGCAGCCTCTGATATAGATGGTCTCGAGCTTGGGAGCAAACATCTTTGCCTCACAGATCTGTTGCAAACTGATGAGATCATACAGGTATAGGCTCTTGAGGTTTGGGAATCCCAGCATGCCTTTTTCATGTCCGGCTGCTATTTTCTCTAGGAACTGTTGCTCCACGAGGAAGACCTGCTTGAGATCACCGCAGCAGTGTATCTGAAGGGTCTCCAGCACCATGGATAAGGTATTGTTCGAAGCCATCGGGAGGACATATCTGAGCCTCGGGCAGACGTGCAGATGAATAGCCCGCAGTTGTGTGAACGATAAATCACTTGCAAACAACCTTGGATTTCTTGGTCTGCTCCAAATAGAACGGGCCATCAATAGATGAGCCGCCCAAAAGATTTCCAAATTAGAAAAGCAGCTCCAGTAATAGTTAGTGGCGAAGACAGTATCCAACTTTGGGCATCTCTCCACGCGGCACCACTTGAGTCCATTCATTATTGGGCCGTCAAGGCCATCACCGTCTTGATCAAATTCCCTAAAAATGTGTTGAGGCGCAACACTGGTGATGGAAGAACTGTCGTGCACGTGCAACGACTGCACACTGTCCATCACATTACGTATTGCATCCCTTGCCCGCGTGCTGGACTTGTCGGTGACGTCACTAATTCCCTCGCCAATGTCCATGTGCAAGTCTAGTGGCAGAAATTGCGCtgagctgctgctactgctgataTCGATCTTTGCAGATATCTGTTCAATGCTGATGTCATGGTACGTTAATGACTTGGGCAGAGACAGAGCAGCAGCTAGCTGTCCAGTGCTATAATGACTGTCCATCTTTTCCTTGTGGCAGCCTCTTCCATCATCATCGCTGGTAGATGACAAGCAGAGATTCAACTTATCACATTGAATGGTTTCCCATGTCCAAAGAAACTCCAAGGACTGAAGGAACCTCATGTCTGCAGCGGCAACAGATGCATGGAAATACTCGTTTACTTCGTCCTGCTGGTAGACCATCAAAGAACAATCACGTGACCATGTTGGTTTTCTGTTGTCCACCTCTCCTCCTCTTGCCCGAGTGTCAATGCACAACAGCCTTAGTTTGTACATTTCGGTTTTGGGCCAAGAAATTGAGCGGAGCTGTCCGCATCCCATCAAGAAGAGCCGCTGAAGATTTTTTACTTCAACCACCTCTCCAAGGTCAAGGATTTTGATTGCTGTGTGCGAGAGGTCCAGCTCCTCAAGGTTTGGCAGTGACCCACGCAGTATAAAGTTTGCTAGTCTTACACACCCAGCCAAGCTGATGTAAGATATTTCAACATTCTTCTTCTTGAGATCCTCATCTTCTCGTGCGGTATTCAATGAGAATGATTCAAGTGATGGAGGGAGTTGTTGAGGGCCAACATGCTCCAACCCAACACAACCATCTAGAATCAGTGTCTTGAGGCTTGTTGCACCCGAAAGGCTCGGCAAGACTTGTATGGTGCTGTTCCCAGATAGGTCAAGGAGCTCCAGATTCACCATAGTCATGAATTCATCTCTTATTTCTGTCTCCCAAGGGTTTGTGGGCTCAACTACTTGGAGCTTGTGAAGGTTCGGCAGGCGTCTCCATGCAAGGTTGCTGGTCCAAATCCTTCCGTTGGTTATATGAACCTCTCTAATGTCTGTAGCCACCACTTGCTCTTCTGTTTCTGGGGGGAAAGCCAATGGCCAATCCGTGTGGCATACATCTAGCACCCATAGCCGCTGAAAAATTTCCACCGCTGGTTCACCtgttttctcctcctcctcctccccatgTTGTAGTCCATCCATGCATCTATCCAGTCCAAGGAATCTTAAGTTGTGGCAGCAATGGAATGGAGGTGATGAAAAGCTGAAGGTACATCCAGATAACTTCAGCACCCGGAGTTGATTTGCTTTATGGAACTTGTCACTAGGTAGTGATACTGCTTGTGGACTTGACTTTTTGGATCCATAGAACAGGGTTGTTGCCTCTGGAGGAACCTCTTTGAAATATGATTCAGTAATAGAAATCCATTGTTTCGAGGAACCGCTTTCCACAGACCCCATAAGCTCTGCATTGGATGAGTAGTCTTCTAGTCTTATATGCTGCTGCAGAGCGTGAGCAACCTCCCATGTCTGGTTGTCCTGTCCTCCTCCTATGATCCCATCGCAAACCCAGTAGCAGGAAGCATGGGTTGCCCAGTTGTAGTCAATCATCTTATTACCTTGGTTATTCAATGACAATAGGTACAAGCAACACTCTGTGGCTATTTTAGGTGTAACTCCAAGGCCAAGCTTATGCATGTGCAAAGCGATTTCTCTAGCCTCTTCCTCAAGGTGTGCATTCCAATTGCTGTTACGGCCATGGTAAGCAAAAAGAAAAAGGTGTGAAGCATCTACGTTTTCATGAATTTCTCTATTGAGACGAAGCCGTCCTCTGAAGGTCCACAATACCTTAGTATTGAAGATTTCAGGTTGCGGAATGCCACAGCTAGTCAAGTCAACCATGCCATCACTTCCATTGAGAAAGACAACTAACCATCTGTACTGTAGTAGGTAACGAGTTATTGCTGCCATGACGCCTCTAACCTCAGCTCTGGAGCCATGGTCTACCCCACTGAAATCGTCCTCCTCGTCTTGCGCGTCAATGGCCACTACCTGTtgagtgagcttgagcttgtctgcGATCACCCTTTGCAATGCTCTTCGGCTCTTCCACATCGAACAGTCAATGTGGATGATCCTGTCGAATTTCTCTCGTAAAGATGGTGGAGGCTGCTCTGCAATAGCTCTAAGCACCGCAGAAGCGCCCAGTCCAAGccatccgtcgaagtacatgaccTGAGGTGCATCGTTGCTTGTGTCCTCTAAGTAAGGAGATATTTGTTGTACTGCCGTCTTGACATCGACCGCCAAAATCCTCTGCATTTTTTATGCCAACAATTAACTAGTTAAGAAGGCCACTCTCGCTCCACAAACACACAGTAACTAGCACAAGGAGCAGAGTACTAGTTTagatctttctttttcttcttctttttttttctttggtcgGAACTTAACATGTGGTCAAAAGCAAATAAACTAATATGATATATTTAAGAATTAATTGTTGCACCGATGAAGAAAAATATTTGTGCACAAGGTTTTAAGAATTAACCGATCAAGATGTTTTATTTTCTAGGACGGCTAATCTTATCGGCCCCCACTCTAATTCAAATAGAATTCAGGTACTGCTTGCCACCCTTGTCTCACATGGCTGCCGCCACCACTCGCCGAGCTCCTGCCCGCCGCATGGGGCCTCCAATGTTGTACCATCACGTAGggcgatggtggtgaccaccatCACAGCCCTGAGCGCTGCCATTGGCACCGTCTTCTATCGACGCTACAACGCACGATCCACTCAGCCAAACCGGCCGGCTGCAGCATATCGCAGCTTTGGTCCACAATGGCGGGGATCCGGTCCCCCTCCGTGCCGATCCAGCTTCCACCACGTTGCTGCCCTGCCTAGGTCGTGGCTGCAAGCTG
This DNA window, taken from Miscanthus floridulus cultivar M001 chromosome 13, ASM1932011v1, whole genome shotgun sequence, encodes the following:
- the LOC136502314 gene encoding uncharacterized protein, which encodes MRILAVDVKTAVQQISPYLEDTSNDAPQVMYFDGWLGLGASAVLRAIAEQPPPSLREKFDRIIHIDCSMWKSRRALQRVIADKLKLTQQVVAIDAQDEEDDFSGVDHGSRAEVRGVMAAITRYLLQYRWLVVFLNGSDGMVDLTSCGIPQPEIFNTKVLWTFRGRLRLNREIHENVDASHLFLFAYHGRNSNWNAHLEEEAREIALHMHKLGLGVTPKIATECCLYLLSLNNQGNKMIDYNWATHASCYWVCDGIIGGGQDNQTWEVAHALQQHIRLEDYSSNAELMGSVESGSSKQWISITESYFKEVPPEATTLFYGSKKSSPQAVSLPSDKFHKANQLRVLKLSGCTFSFSSPPFHCCHNLRFLGLDRCMDGLQHGEEEEEKTGEPAVEIFQRLWVLDVCHTDWPLAFPPETEEQVVATDIREVHITNGRIWTSNLAWRRLPNLHKLQVVEPTNPWETEIRDEFMTMVNLELLDLSGNSTIQVLPSLSGATSLKTLILDGCVGLEHVGPQQLPPSLESFSLNTAREDEDLKKKNVEISYISLAGCVRLANFILRGSLPNLEELDLSHTAIKILDLGEVVEVKNLQRLFLMGCGQLRSISWPKTEMYKLRLLCIDTRARGGEVDNRKPTWSRDCSLMVYQQDEVNEYFHASVAAADMRFLQSLEFLWTWETIQCDKLNLCLSSTSDDDGRGCHKEKMDSHYSTGQLAAALSLPKSLTYHDISIEQISAKIDISSSSSSAQFLPLDLHMDIGEGISDVTDKSSTRARDAIRNVMDSVQSLHVHDSSSITSVAPQHIFREFDQDGDGLDGPIMNGLKWCRVERCPKLDTVFATNYYWSCFSNLEIFWAAHLLMARSIWSRPRNPRLFASDLSFTQLRAIHLHVCPRLRYVLPMASNNTLSMVLETLQIHCCGDLKQVFLVEQQFLEKIAAGHEKGMLGFPNLKSLYLYDLISLQQICEAKMFAPKLETIYIRGCWGLRRLPATDSRRREDGRPVAVDCEKDWWDKLEWDGMESGHHPSLFQPRHSKYYKRRHLRITVLR